A region from the Lolium perenne isolate Kyuss_39 chromosome 4, Kyuss_2.0, whole genome shotgun sequence genome encodes:
- the LOC127346801 gene encoding mitochondrial metalloendopeptidase OMA1-like, giving the protein MNSRSVLSQILRRYHQPTPTSAPRRLIDLFSSVRGFSSLPRVRPAVRPSSTAVSPLHGQCYGTTARRNSVLRWYHDPRKVAAATAITLSATAMAACSRYDREIVPCTNRSHRVVYFHQEERDLGDADFAVNKARFVILDPSDPRSIRACLVTERIVHAAHRGLGLYDSNDAPMLRVTRKWGAAAAPQPHASHLRALNWEVFVAENGTPEAVTAPSGKIMVSTGLLDHFSDEELAGVLAHEVGHVIARHRADISGCYPVFLERIMSRRMEIEADYIGILLLGAAGFHPQWALVQLAKGEKFRRLSVLEKFLSYHPKTEKRLQLLSQAKTMNEALELYREVTAMDKVIDRYFPYHVKV; this is encoded by the exons ATGAACTCGCGCTCCGTCCTCTCCCAAATCCTCCGCCGCTATCACCAACCAACACCAACCTCCGCGCCGCGGCGGCTGATTGACTTGTTCTCTTCTGTCCGAGGATTCAGTTCCCTCCCCCGCGTCAGGCCTGCTGTCCGTCCATCGTCGACGGCGGTGTCGCCGCTACATGGGCAGTGCTACGGCACCACGGCCCGGCGGAACTCCGTCCTCCGGTGGTACCACGATCCTCGGAAGGTCGCTGCGGCCACGGCGATCACCTTGAGCGCCACGGCCATGGCAGCCTGCAGCCGCTACGACCGAGAGATCGTGCCCTGCACCAACCGCTCCCACAGAGTCGTCTACTTCCATCAGGAAGAGCGCGACCTCGGCGACGCTGATTTCGCTGTGAACAAGGCCAGGTTTGTGATCCTGGACCCAAGCGATCCCAGAAGCATCCGTGCCTGTCTCGTCACCGAGAGGATCGTCCACGCTGCCCACCGTGGCCTCGGCCTCTACGACAGCAACGACGCCCCAATGCTCCGCGTGACCCGAAAATGGGGAGCGGCAGCGGCACCACAGCCACACGCCAGTCATCTCCGTGCACTCAACTGGGAGGTGTTCGTTGCCGAAAATGGCACCCCGGAGGCAGTAACCGCGCCCAGCGGCAAAATTATGGTCTCCACTGGACTTCTCGACCACTTCAGCGATGAGGAGCTTGCTGGTGTTCTTGCCCATGAG GTTGGACACGTCATTGCAAGGCACAGAGCGGATATCAGCGGCTGTTACCCGGTGTTTCTGGAGAGAATCATGTCGCGCAG GATGGAGATAGAGGCAGATTATATTGGAATCTTGCTGCTCGGTGCTGCTGGTTTCCATCCACAATGGGCCCTTGTGCAATTGGCAAAGGGAGAAAAGTTTAGAAGACTTTCTGTACTAGAAAAATTCCTTTCCTACCATCCTAAGACAGAGAAAAGATTGCagcttttatcacaagcaaagaccatGAATGAAGCGCTTGAATTGTACAGAGAAGTTACTGCTATGGACAAAGTTATCGATCGGTATTTTCCATACCATGTAAAGGTGTAG